The following are from one region of the Hymenobacter radiodurans genome:
- a CDS encoding DUF4270 family protein, translating into MNWPASAFRLTATLCFSAAFLLTTSCDDPNDIRVLLPEEGSATTDYSEFKAPVATILQDSLETLKADNFLVGRISDAALGTTTARSFLNLQVNMPADSLPAKFSGTVLDSTVMVMSFDQVYGSATQAVRFDVSALQQRLDDRSSYNANTSVPVGQVISANVAGSLNRTRRERQRIASTVTTDTATAVVTVQDRRVRLALSRPGQTPALLGGVFSSLQSETFTQTQLDALWKGIAVAPTSNFTGTVVGFNRANDLRVVFYYHDATTPKKWRSYSVYFGSPPRSASEAATSINLNAPRYFTQITSDLSAAGPFARLTNGSAAVTSAEAGSITYVQEGVGFGTRLDIPAGLKALKDRKDIAINRAELIVPVKPFANALFPLPRRLYLYEANANNQVLQTLTNNFRTDRVVLGDSIGGQGQRVEAQARFYDLGSNNKYYSVLITNYVQNYIYTQTDATRPATLILSPTLRTLPTLTLNRAVLDADNITLRVYYSKLR; encoded by the coding sequence ATGAATTGGCCAGCTAGCGCCTTCCGCCTCACCGCGACCCTCTGCTTTTCTGCCGCTTTCCTGCTTACTACCAGCTGCGACGACCCTAACGATATCCGAGTATTGTTGCCGGAGGAGGGCTCTGCCACCACTGACTACAGCGAATTTAAAGCGCCCGTAGCCACCATTCTGCAAGACTCGCTGGAGACGCTGAAAGCCGACAACTTTTTGGTTGGCCGAATTAGCGATGCAGCGCTAGGCACTACCACGGCCCGTTCATTCCTGAATTTGCAGGTGAATATGCCGGCTGACTCACTGCCTGCCAAGTTCAGCGGCACCGTACTTGACTCGACGGTAATGGTGATGAGCTTTGACCAGGTTTATGGCAGTGCGACGCAAGCCGTGCGCTTCGATGTGTCTGCCTTGCAGCAGAGATTAGACGACCGGAGTTCTTACAACGCCAATACATCTGTCCCAGTAGGTCAGGTTATCAGTGCTAACGTCGCTGGCTCGCTCAATCGGACTCGTCGGGAGCGGCAACGCATTGCGTCTACCGTCACTACCGATACGGCTACTGCTGTAGTAACGGTTCAGGACCGCCGGGTAAGGCTCGCGCTGTCGCGCCCTGGTCAAACTCCGGCACTACTGGGGGGCGTTTTTTCGAGTTTGCAAAGCGAAACCTTTACTCAGACTCAATTAGATGCTCTATGGAAGGGCATAGCTGTTGCGCCAACTAGTAATTTCACAGGTACAGTCGTAGGTTTCAATCGGGCCAACGACCTGCGGGTAGTATTTTACTACCACGATGCTACTACCCCGAAGAAGTGGCGCTCATATTCCGTTTATTTTGGTAGCCCACCCCGTAGTGCTAGTGAGGCCGCGACGAGCATCAACCTCAATGCGCCGCGCTACTTTACTCAGATTACCAGCGACTTGTCAGCCGCTGGACCGTTTGCTCGTCTCACAAACGGTTCAGCCGCGGTAACCTCTGCTGAAGCAGGTAGTATTACTTACGTACAGGAAGGGGTAGGCTTCGGCACTCGTCTGGATATTCCGGCCGGCCTAAAAGCGCTAAAAGATCGGAAGGACATCGCCATCAACCGCGCTGAGCTAATTGTGCCCGTAAAGCCATTTGCAAATGCTCTATTCCCGTTGCCACGGCGGCTTTATCTATACGAAGCCAATGCTAACAATCAGGTATTGCAGACCTTGACGAATAATTTTCGGACGGATCGAGTAGTATTAGGCGATAGTATCGGAGGCCAAGGACAACGCGTAGAGGCTCAAGCGCGTTTTTATGACTTAGGGAGTAACAATAAATATTATAGCGTTCTGATTACGAATTACGTACAGAACTACATATACACCCAAACGGATGCCACCCGCCCGGCTACGTTGATTCTTTCTCCCACACTTCGGACACTACCCACCCTCACCCTTAACCGAGCTGTACTCGACGCTGACAACATCACGCTCCGCGTCTATTATTCTAAATTGCGCTAG
- a CDS encoding glycogen/starch synthase — protein sequence MSKLRILYAATEINPFLQTTKVAEFLRMLPQGMQEMGMEIRIFVPRFGIINERKNRLHEVVRLSGINIAVGEEEKPLIIKVASIPNAKLQVYFIDNEDYFHRKSVLVDKNDKFHADNDERAIFFCKGVLETVKKLGWAPDIVHCNDWMTGLIPMYLKTTYKKDPIFKDAKSVFTIYNNEFDHKFSGDIIEKAKMLDIDDKMLAALKSADYEGFIKVGMDYADSVVKSDEDFSDNMNAMFTEYAQNTQKKCIGQVGADENLLTSYYALYNELAS from the coding sequence ATGTCCAAGTTGAGAATACTCTATGCTGCTACGGAAATCAATCCGTTTTTGCAGACGACCAAGGTAGCGGAGTTTCTGCGGATGTTGCCGCAAGGCATGCAGGAAATGGGGATGGAGATCCGCATTTTCGTTCCTCGTTTCGGTATTATCAACGAGCGTAAGAACCGGTTGCACGAGGTAGTTCGCTTATCGGGCATCAACATCGCCGTGGGCGAAGAAGAGAAGCCATTGATTATCAAGGTAGCATCTATTCCTAATGCTAAGCTTCAGGTTTATTTCATCGATAACGAGGATTATTTCCACCGCAAATCAGTGCTGGTGGATAAAAATGACAAGTTCCACGCCGACAATGACGAGCGCGCCATCTTCTTTTGCAAAGGTGTGCTCGAAACCGTGAAAAAATTAGGTTGGGCCCCCGACATCGTTCATTGCAACGACTGGATGACTGGCTTGATCCCGATGTACCTGAAAACGACGTACAAGAAAGACCCGATTTTCAAGGATGCCAAGTCGGTGTTTACCATTTATAATAACGAGTTCGACCACAAATTCAGCGGCGACATCATTGAGAAAGCGAAGATGCTGGACATTGATGACAAAATGCTGGCTGCGTTGAAATCAGCGGACTACGAAGGCTTCATCAAAGTTGGGATGGATTATGCCGACTCGGTAGTAAAATCTGATGAGGATTTCAGCGACAACATGAACGCTATGTTCACTGAGTATGCCCAGAACACCCAGAAGAAGTGCATCGGTCAGGTGGGCGCCGACGAGAACTTGTTGACTTCTTACTACGCGCTTTATAATGAATTGGCCAGCTAG
- the panC gene encoding pantoate--beta-alanine ligase, with amino-acid sequence MEILQSAAALQAQTEKWRREGQRIGLVPTMGALHDGHLRLVQAAAAENDVVVVSIFVNPTQFNNPDDFRLYPRLPEADAALLGPAGCTALFLPSVEEMYPEQSKLRFDFGSLEQVMEGAHRPGHFNGVATVVSKLFHLSRPHRAYFGQKDLQQVAIIRQLVADLSFDLELITFPTVREADGLAMSSRNRRLSVEARKKAPQLYKALQLGVRLLEENRPVASVKNEVLQFLAMEEAITLEYFEIADARTLQTVEELTQPQEVALCIAAWLAEVRLIDNLLISAKSL; translated from the coding sequence ATGGAGATACTGCAATCGGCCGCCGCGTTGCAAGCCCAAACTGAAAAATGGCGCCGTGAAGGTCAACGCATTGGCTTAGTGCCTACTATGGGCGCTTTACATGATGGTCACCTGCGACTTGTACAAGCCGCCGCCGCTGAAAACGACGTAGTAGTAGTCAGTATTTTCGTTAATCCGACTCAGTTCAACAACCCCGACGACTTTCGGCTCTATCCGCGCCTGCCCGAAGCTGACGCTGCTTTGCTCGGGCCGGCTGGCTGCACAGCCCTATTCTTGCCCTCAGTAGAGGAAATGTATCCTGAGCAGAGCAAGCTACGCTTCGATTTTGGCTCTCTGGAGCAAGTGATGGAAGGGGCCCACCGTCCTGGTCATTTTAATGGGGTAGCCACGGTAGTAAGCAAGTTGTTTCACCTGAGTCGCCCCCATCGGGCATATTTTGGCCAGAAGGACTTGCAGCAAGTTGCCATCATTCGCCAGCTGGTTGCTGACTTGTCATTTGATTTGGAGCTTATCACTTTCCCTACCGTTCGCGAGGCTGATGGCCTAGCTATGTCCTCGCGCAATAGGCGGTTGTCGGTTGAGGCTCGAAAAAAAGCCCCCCAACTCTATAAAGCCCTACAATTGGGTGTTAGATTATTAGAAGAGAACCGGCCTGTAGCTAGTGTAAAGAATGAGGTGCTCCAATTTCTGGCAATGGAAGAAGCCATTACGCTGGAGTATTTTGAAATAGCTGATGCTCGCACCTTACAAACAGTAGAAGAACTTACACAGCCTCAAGAGGTAGCTCTCTGCATTGCTGCATGGCTGGCAGAAGTGCGTTTGATTGATAATTTATTGATTAGTGCTAAAAGCCTATAG
- a CDS encoding S8 family peptidase produces MKHKHFTPKFLSCLGLGLLFTFGCSKEELTPSESLSASTSQEAASNASNSARLSSNHYIIIASGERLPADIADKAKSANGTVTALLDEVGIASATSDDPGFAAKASKIAGVKSVVRDFTFQGFDPEAEKVVEIDATYGNPPKSGDNDTYFDLQWGHDAINAPEAWNAGYRGKGVRVAVLDSGFDLDHRDLAPNIDLAASKNFVPGEKLSYALTGVGSHGTHTAGTIGAADNGLGIIGVAPESKLILVKVLRDSGSGSFSWMLEGILHAVSQGADVINMSLGAGIPRNGKYLDDNGTPDNPADDFVVSDTKATQELIVAISKVTAYAAKQGVTIIAAAGNDGIDGNKDRNLVQMPADAPHVISISATSPRAGRLIRLPLTLTFWLLTPTTEPRKSTSLLPVVIQLIQVTRLLK; encoded by the coding sequence ATGAAGCACAAACACTTTACTCCCAAATTCCTTTCTTGTTTAGGTCTTGGCCTTCTTTTCACCTTTGGGTGCAGCAAAGAAGAACTGACTCCAAGCGAAAGCCTTAGCGCTAGCACTTCGCAGGAAGCAGCTTCTAACGCATCTAACTCCGCTAGACTGAGTTCTAACCACTATATCATTATTGCCTCCGGCGAAAGGTTGCCTGCGGATATTGCTGATAAGGCTAAGTCGGCTAACGGTACTGTAACTGCTCTGCTCGATGAAGTAGGTATCGCGTCGGCAACTTCTGATGATCCAGGCTTTGCGGCCAAGGCATCCAAAATTGCGGGTGTAAAGTCTGTTGTTAGAGATTTTACCTTTCAAGGATTTGACCCAGAAGCAGAGAAAGTAGTTGAAATCGATGCTACCTATGGCAATCCGCCAAAAAGCGGTGATAATGATACCTACTTTGATCTCCAGTGGGGCCATGATGCTATCAATGCTCCGGAAGCGTGGAACGCTGGCTATCGGGGTAAAGGGGTTCGAGTAGCCGTTCTGGACTCAGGATTTGACTTGGATCATCGCGACTTGGCTCCAAATATTGATTTGGCGGCCAGCAAAAATTTTGTTCCTGGCGAAAAACTTAGCTATGCCCTTACAGGTGTAGGAAGCCATGGTACGCACACGGCCGGCACCATTGGAGCTGCTGATAATGGACTGGGTATCATTGGTGTTGCTCCCGAGTCAAAGTTGATTTTAGTGAAAGTGCTGAGAGACTCTGGCTCCGGAAGCTTCTCTTGGATGCTTGAAGGTATTTTGCATGCTGTAAGCCAAGGCGCTGATGTAATTAACATGAGCTTAGGGGCTGGTATACCACGGAACGGCAAATACTTGGATGATAACGGCACCCCAGACAATCCTGCGGATGACTTTGTTGTATCCGATACGAAAGCAACTCAAGAACTGATTGTTGCGATCAGTAAGGTAACGGCTTACGCTGCCAAGCAAGGCGTAACGATTATCGCTGCAGCTGGTAACGATGGTATCGATGGCAACAAAGACCGTAACTTGGTTCAAATGCCCGCTGATGCACCCCACGTGATTTCTATCTCGGCTACCTCTCCTCGGGCTGGGCGCTTAATCCGCTTACCGCTAACCTTGACTTTTTGGCTACTTACTCCAACTACGGAACCTCGGAAATCGACTTCGCTGCTCCCGGTGGTGATACAGCTTATCCAGGTAACGAGATTGCTAAAATAG
- a CDS encoding S8 family serine peptidase, whose protein sequence is MATYSNYGTSEIDFAAPGGDTAYPGNEIAKIGPITQYVYVFDLVFSTGSNLNPATSSYYWSAGTSMAAPHAAGVAALIVGKNGGQMDPAKVEAALRASADDLGKPGRDPQYGHGRVNAYRAVAPAN, encoded by the coding sequence TTGGCTACTTACTCCAACTACGGAACCTCGGAAATCGACTTCGCTGCTCCCGGTGGTGATACAGCTTATCCAGGTAACGAGATTGCTAAAATAGGCCCAATTACACAGTATGTGTATGTATTTGATCTTGTTTTCAGCACAGGTAGTAATCTGAATCCAGCTACTTCCTCCTACTATTGGTCAGCGGGTACCAGCATGGCTGCACCACACGCTGCTGGCGTAGCTGCACTCATCGTTGGCAAAAATGGTGGTCAGATGGATCCAGCAAAAGTGGAAGCCGCTCTGCGCGCTTCAGCTGATGATTTGGGCAAACCAGGTCGTGATCCACAATATGGTCATGGCCGCGTAAATGCTTATCGTGCAGTAGCTCCTGCTAACTAG
- the panD gene encoding aspartate 1-decarboxylase, with product MHIEVLKSKIHRAKVTQAELHYVGSVTIDEDLLDAANMVENEKVTIVNVNNGERFETYTIRGERGSGMVCLNGPAARRVAVGDIVIIFSYALIDFAEARAHKPTLVFPDQHNRLV from the coding sequence ATGCATATCGAGGTTCTAAAGTCTAAAATACACCGCGCTAAAGTCACGCAGGCCGAACTGCATTACGTAGGCAGCGTCACCATCGACGAGGACCTGCTCGACGCTGCCAACATGGTAGAAAACGAGAAAGTGACGATAGTTAACGTGAATAACGGCGAGCGATTTGAAACCTATACCATTCGTGGGGAGCGCGGCTCGGGTATGGTGTGCCTCAATGGGCCTGCTGCCCGCCGCGTAGCCGTAGGCGATATCGTTATCATCTTTTCATACGCCCTCATCGACTTTGCGGAGGCGCGTGCGCACAAGCCCACGCTTGTCTTCCCCGATCAGCATAACCGGTTAGTGTAG
- a CDS encoding lysylphosphatidylglycerol synthase transmembrane domain-containing protein, translating to MKQLLSILKYALLVSLSGLLMWYAVRGQDLSRIGEYVRGANYFWLLVTMAISVLGYLSRAYRWKMQIDPTGYKASYWDVYHAMMVGYLANMVLPRMGEVIRCSVLRRSSGVPVQISLGTVIAERFIDVLMLLGLLGVTLLLEFDKFWSFVMGLLTDNYESFAAYRTTLLAIAGISLLLLLLAVYALVRNLERLRQNAFFNRIVGLAKGLLSGIFSVLKLENKGVFLLHTLFTWLVYYLMDYLAFFAFPETYNLSMMAALAVLTFGAFGMAAPVSGGIGTFHVMVQATLLVYGVSKEAGIAYALVVHGSQTLLVVLMGGISFVWSMIKSGRIARRSAISLAVATTADVEQG from the coding sequence ATGAAGCAACTGCTCTCTATACTCAAGTACGCACTGTTGGTGTCCTTATCGGGGTTGCTGATGTGGTATGCCGTGCGGGGGCAGGACCTAAGCCGTATCGGCGAATATGTACGTGGGGCCAATTATTTCTGGCTGCTTGTCACCATGGCTATATCCGTATTGGGATATCTGAGCCGCGCTTACCGGTGGAAAATGCAGATAGACCCCACCGGCTATAAAGCCTCCTATTGGGATGTATATCATGCCATGATGGTGGGCTACCTCGCGAATATGGTACTGCCCCGCATGGGGGAAGTGATTCGCTGCTCCGTGCTGCGTCGGAGTAGTGGCGTACCTGTGCAAATATCGTTGGGTACCGTTATCGCGGAGCGCTTCATTGATGTGCTGATGCTTTTAGGGCTGTTGGGAGTCACGCTGCTATTGGAGTTTGATAAATTCTGGTCGTTTGTAATGGGCTTGCTAACTGATAACTATGAGTCATTTGCGGCCTACCGAACTACCTTGCTGGCTATTGCTGGCATTTCATTGCTTTTGCTATTGCTGGCAGTGTACGCCCTCGTTAGGAATCTGGAAAGGCTGCGTCAGAATGCGTTTTTCAACCGGATTGTTGGACTGGCAAAGGGGTTATTGTCGGGTATATTTAGTGTGCTGAAGCTCGAGAATAAAGGTGTGTTTTTGCTGCATACGCTCTTCACCTGGCTGGTTTATTATCTGATGGATTACCTAGCCTTTTTCGCCTTTCCTGAAACTTATAACCTAAGCATGATGGCTGCCTTGGCGGTGCTCACCTTCGGGGCATTTGGGATGGCGGCACCGGTATCAGGCGGTATCGGCACATTTCACGTAATGGTGCAGGCTACGCTGCTTGTGTATGGTGTTTCAAAGGAAGCGGGCATTGCATATGCGCTGGTAGTACACGGCTCTCAAACCCTATTGGTCGTCCTAATGGGTGGAATAAGCTTTGTGTGGAGTATGATAAAATCAGGTCGGATAGCCCGCCGTAGCGCCATATCTTTAGCCGTAGCTACAACTGCCGATGTGGAGCAAGGATAA
- the rfaE2 gene encoding D-glycero-beta-D-manno-heptose 1-phosphate adenylyltransferase, with protein sequence MWSKDKVIDRNNVAPLLEQWRTEGRPVVFTNGCFDLLHLGHVDYLERARHLGGALVVGLNTDASVSCLKPGRPLQDEMSRARILASLLFVDAVVLFDEPTPLALIELIKPDILVKGDDYAISGIVGHEFVLSSGGQVLTVPLVAGYSTTRIVERIRQLPS encoded by the coding sequence ATGTGGAGCAAGGATAAAGTTATTGATCGTAATAATGTAGCACCATTGCTGGAGCAGTGGCGCACGGAGGGCCGCCCGGTGGTTTTTACCAATGGCTGCTTCGACTTGCTTCATCTGGGACACGTCGATTATCTGGAGAGGGCGCGTCACTTAGGTGGAGCACTGGTGGTGGGTCTGAATACCGACGCTTCTGTCAGTTGTTTGAAGCCTGGAAGGCCGCTGCAAGACGAAATGTCACGGGCACGCATCCTGGCGTCCCTTTTGTTCGTCGATGCCGTAGTGCTGTTCGATGAGCCTACGCCGCTGGCCCTGATTGAATTGATCAAGCCCGACATTCTGGTGAAGGGCGATGACTATGCAATCAGTGGAATTGTCGGCCACGAATTTGTGTTGAGTAGTGGCGGGCAGGTACTTACCGTACCGCTCGTAGCCGGCTACAGTACCACGCGGATCGTGGAGCGCATACGTCAGCTTCCTTCTTAA